A DNA window from Porphyromonas gingivalis ATCC 33277 contains the following coding sequences:
- a CDS encoding translocation/assembly module TamB yields MSQRKKLSAGLIRFIRRYRKAMRRSKWIVVAVLTVAFCLLILPNLILQIPSVKRSVAGRVQTELSKALGTHVRIGHISIGWWRQMEIDDIVIFDRARRPAVSAERLTGGLDLLPLLKGRLSFSSARLFKGELDVYRSRPDTALNIQFLLDALKSKNPEEPSRLRLNINTILLRNCRLSASGLYKAQSDTLGLLDLNAKVRLFQADSTGLKAQLRHLSFLEKNTGLDLKELHADVSLRGDTLGVARLHISLPNSHIGMVSGYCILSPESSALPAIRVTDLGGRIRPSDLKGLLPALDTMDDILNLSVPELTVASGEAVLPEISMNYGDELTLQAGIGLAEIGKKERMHVRLRLDELKLGVRAYMLAERLFPDKLSTQMRHLGAIDIMAAANGRLDDLRLKTRVETDAGALTIQGSISLDSLWRLADVDAHATTERLEPKLMADRHDWPEHVAFDLKMKARLAAGNLLSGSVEGRVSHLTFRGYTYEDLTIDLQADKGQWSGILNMNDPNGHIRLSSAGEGLPFSSSSSRFEWNLTAHKLRPDRLLPGFGLPSADALLVSSGELVGSRIDDLTGTIRIDTLDWQTSDKELHLHNVKLAMARVERHSSITLSSPFLEGALDGEFALSKLPSMLEEVVGAHLPALATRRLQARVPTEDVRLRLALDGSLPKEVCSFFRLPLAEADSIRIRAGYSELLRSLDLHIRTDRLMIMNKELRDTEVTLNSSTGKAELICRSDLYVNGDATTRDLNLKASVANDSIRTRLDMGQDKRGAKNGFISLLTNFHRDEDSSLNTHIRLDRSTARIGRYEWQIASAEAMLAPERVVISDLSIKSEGKAIEAEGVLSSSPSDSLRVRVDHISLKYILDLAGVDFDMLDVEMTGEAVLSDIADRQFMQARITGESFTVNGIDVGPISAFGSWEKSTQRILLDASVHNPDGTSTSAWGYIRPFNPHAGLDLRFDAKHADVAFIGPFLSEFCHKLEGHASGNMRLFGDFSDLTIEGEVMAEHVTFGVKALNTEYECDGQKAVFTPTRMRFENMLVSDPDGHTARLNAHISHRAFDDIKVDLKVSEARNILAYNVPERDNPNIHGQVYVSGAAYLRDVPGGMRCDVNLISEKGTHIVLNFTQPTTAEEYRFLRFVDPKSSRERARQETSPDRPSLPLPATGGDPETDFHLVMNVGVTPDAEVDLILDPQTGDGLRGSAGGDLRIDYHTLGDLNVFGGLELLSGTYNFNLRQIVQKRFSIKEGSSVNFAGNPMHATLNVTAEYNLTANLNDLDESLVSDVRRTTIPVNCLLQINGAMLQPAVSFDIKLPNSDSELERRVRSLIHSEDSMTKQIVYLLVLGKFYTPENVYNSGSGTDNWTAVATTTLSQQLTNMLGSLSDKVQIGTSIKTTNTSFQDTDIELLLSSRLLNNRLLINGNVGYRDNPNLQNTYVGEFDAEYKINPSGSIRIKAYNHYNNLYQYLRQSLTTQGLGLIFKYDFDGRRLRTKRAGEARIGIDSLTRPDSVRAQ; encoded by the coding sequence GTGAGTCAAAGGAAAAAACTGTCAGCCGGTCTCATCCGGTTTATCCGTCGTTATCGCAAGGCTATGCGTCGCTCCAAATGGATCGTCGTGGCCGTGCTGACTGTTGCTTTTTGCCTGTTGATCCTTCCCAATCTGATTTTGCAAATTCCGTCAGTGAAGCGTTCCGTCGCCGGACGTGTGCAGACCGAGCTATCCAAAGCACTCGGAACGCATGTCCGCATCGGGCACATCAGCATTGGCTGGTGGCGACAAATGGAGATCGACGATATTGTCATCTTCGATCGTGCCCGTCGTCCTGCGGTGTCAGCCGAACGTTTGACCGGGGGGCTGGATCTGCTCCCTCTTTTGAAAGGCCGTCTGAGCTTCTCCTCTGCTCGTCTGTTCAAAGGCGAACTCGATGTATATCGTTCGCGTCCCGATACGGCTCTGAACATTCAGTTCCTTCTGGATGCTCTGAAAAGTAAGAATCCGGAAGAGCCGAGCCGGCTACGACTCAATATCAATACCATCTTGCTCAGGAACTGCCGGCTCTCTGCTTCGGGATTGTACAAGGCCCAATCCGACACATTGGGATTGCTCGACTTGAATGCCAAGGTACGTCTTTTCCAAGCGGACAGTACGGGACTGAAAGCTCAGCTGCGCCATCTTTCTTTTCTCGAAAAAAATACCGGTCTCGATCTCAAAGAACTGCATGCCGATGTCAGTCTTCGTGGCGACACTTTGGGAGTGGCTCGTCTTCATATCTCTTTGCCGAATAGTCACATCGGTATGGTCTCCGGATACTGTATTCTCTCGCCCGAAAGCTCTGCCTTGCCTGCCATAAGGGTGACGGACTTGGGCGGACGGATCCGTCCCTCCGACCTGAAAGGTTTGCTCCCGGCACTCGATACGATGGATGATATATTGAATCTTTCTGTGCCCGAGCTGACAGTCGCTTCCGGCGAAGCGGTTCTGCCTGAAATCAGTATGAACTATGGCGATGAACTGACCTTGCAGGCAGGCATAGGGTTGGCAGAAATAGGAAAAAAGGAACGGATGCATGTCAGACTCCGGTTGGATGAGCTTAAGCTCGGAGTCCGGGCCTACATGCTGGCAGAACGTCTTTTCCCTGATAAGCTCTCCACTCAAATGCGCCACTTGGGTGCTATCGATATTATGGCAGCCGCTAACGGCCGGCTGGACGATCTGCGCCTGAAAACTCGTGTGGAGACGGATGCCGGAGCTTTGACCATACAAGGCAGCATCAGCCTCGATTCTCTCTGGCGACTTGCCGATGTAGATGCTCATGCGACTACCGAAAGACTGGAACCCAAGCTCATGGCAGACCGGCACGATTGGCCTGAACATGTGGCGTTCGACCTGAAGATGAAGGCCCGACTGGCTGCCGGCAATCTCCTCTCGGGAAGTGTGGAGGGACGCGTGTCGCACCTGACTTTCCGAGGCTATACCTATGAGGATCTGACGATCGACTTACAGGCCGACAAGGGGCAGTGGTCAGGCATCCTGAATATGAACGACCCCAATGGCCATATTCGGCTATCCTCTGCCGGAGAGGGGCTGCCTTTCTCTTCGAGTTCTTCCCGGTTCGAATGGAATCTGACAGCACACAAACTTCGTCCCGATCGACTTTTGCCCGGCTTCGGACTGCCATCGGCCGATGCTCTTCTGGTTTCTTCCGGAGAATTGGTCGGGAGTCGTATTGACGATCTGACAGGAACGATACGAATAGATACCCTGGACTGGCAAACCTCCGACAAAGAACTGCATCTGCACAATGTGAAACTGGCTATGGCAAGGGTAGAGCGACATAGCTCCATTACCCTCAGTTCCCCTTTCCTTGAGGGAGCACTGGATGGTGAGTTCGCATTATCCAAGCTGCCTTCGATGCTCGAAGAAGTGGTTGGCGCACATCTTCCTGCACTTGCGACCCGTAGGTTGCAGGCAAGAGTGCCGACTGAGGATGTCCGTCTGCGTTTGGCGTTGGACGGCTCTTTGCCCAAGGAAGTGTGCAGCTTCTTCCGGTTGCCTTTGGCCGAAGCGGATTCTATCAGGATCAGGGCAGGCTATTCCGAATTGCTTCGAAGCCTCGATCTGCACATTCGTACCGACAGGCTCATGATTATGAACAAAGAGCTACGGGATACGGAGGTGACCTTGAACTCATCCACCGGGAAGGCCGAACTCATCTGTCGGTCCGACTTGTATGTGAATGGCGATGCCACGACACGAGACCTCAACCTGAAAGCATCAGTGGCAAACGACAGCATCCGTACCCGACTGGATATGGGACAGGACAAGCGAGGAGCGAAAAACGGATTTATATCGCTGCTCACAAACTTCCATCGGGACGAGGACTCATCGCTGAATACTCATATTCGTCTCGATCGCTCTACGGCACGCATCGGACGGTATGAGTGGCAGATAGCCTCGGCCGAGGCTATGTTGGCTCCTGAAAGGGTTGTGATCAGCGACCTCTCTATCAAGAGTGAAGGCAAGGCTATTGAAGCAGAGGGAGTACTCAGCAGTTCGCCCTCCGACTCGCTTCGTGTGCGTGTGGATCATATCAGTCTGAAGTACATATTGGATTTGGCCGGAGTGGACTTCGACATGCTCGATGTGGAAATGACGGGAGAGGCTGTCTTGAGCGACATCGCAGACCGGCAGTTCATGCAGGCACGCATTACAGGCGAGAGCTTCACTGTCAACGGTATAGACGTGGGCCCCATATCGGCTTTCGGCTCTTGGGAGAAATCTACGCAGAGGATCCTTTTGGATGCATCGGTACACAATCCCGATGGTACGAGTACGTCAGCTTGGGGGTATATCCGCCCATTCAATCCCCACGCCGGTCTGGATCTGCGATTCGATGCCAAGCATGCCGATGTGGCCTTCATCGGACCTTTCTTGTCGGAGTTCTGTCATAAGCTGGAGGGACATGCTTCGGGCAACATGCGACTCTTCGGCGATTTTAGCGATCTGACCATAGAAGGGGAGGTTATGGCCGAGCATGTGACTTTCGGAGTCAAGGCTTTGAATACGGAGTATGAATGCGATGGGCAGAAAGCCGTATTCACTCCTACTCGGATGCGCTTCGAGAATATGCTGGTGAGCGATCCGGACGGGCATACGGCCCGACTCAATGCACATATCTCGCATCGCGCTTTCGATGACATCAAAGTGGATCTGAAAGTCAGTGAAGCTCGTAATATACTTGCTTATAACGTGCCGGAGCGGGACAACCCCAATATACATGGCCAGGTTTATGTGTCGGGTGCTGCATATTTGCGCGATGTGCCCGGGGGGATGAGATGCGACGTCAATCTGATTTCCGAAAAAGGAACCCATATCGTGCTGAACTTTACGCAGCCTACGACAGCGGAAGAGTATCGTTTCTTGCGATTCGTAGATCCGAAAAGCAGCCGTGAGCGAGCGAGACAAGAAACTTCGCCGGATCGTCCTTCTCTACCTCTACCTGCTACGGGAGGAGATCCGGAGACGGATTTCCATCTGGTCATGAATGTAGGCGTGACACCGGATGCAGAGGTGGATTTGATACTGGATCCGCAGACCGGTGATGGCTTACGCGGATCAGCTGGTGGAGATTTGCGTATCGATTACCATACATTGGGGGATCTGAATGTATTCGGAGGGCTGGAACTGTTGTCGGGCACTTATAATTTCAACCTCCGGCAGATTGTCCAAAAACGTTTCAGCATCAAAGAAGGCAGTAGTGTGAATTTTGCCGGCAATCCGATGCACGCAACTCTGAATGTAACGGCCGAATACAATCTGACAGCCAATCTGAACGACTTGGACGAGTCTCTCGTGAGCGACGTCAGACGGACTACCATTCCGGTGAATTGCCTGCTTCAGATCAATGGTGCCATGTTGCAGCCTGCTGTCAGCTTCGACATTAAGCTACCCAACTCCGACAGCGAATTGGAGCGTCGGGTTCGCAGTCTCATCCACAGCGAAGATTCGATGACGAAGCAGATCGTTTATCTTCTTGTCTTAGGAAAGTTTTATACGCCGGAGAATGTCTATAATTCGGGAAGCGGTACAGACAACTGGACGGCAGTGGCCACCACCACTCTGTCGCAGCAGCTCACCAATATGCTCGGAAGCCTTAGTGACAAAGTGCAGATAGGAACGAGCATCAAGACGACCAACACCTCTTTTCAGGACACCGATATAGAACTGCTCCTGAGTAGTCGTTTGCTGAATAACCGTCTCCTTATCAACGGGAATGTGGGCTATCGGGACAATCCTAATCTACAGAATACCTATGTGGGCGAATTTGATGCCGAATATAAAATCAATCCGTCCGGCTCCATTCGTATTAAAGCCTACAACCACTATAACAACCTCTATCAATATCTGCGTCAGTCCCTGACGACGCAAGGCCTTGGCCTTATCTTCAAGTATGATTTCGATGGCCGGCGACTTCGTACTAAGAGAGCCGGAGAAGCCCGCATCGGCATCGATTCTCTCACACGACCCGACTCCGTAAGAGCGCAATAG
- a CDS encoding cation diffusion facilitator family transporter — protein MVTLSDPNRRSRRIKRITIVGCLGNLLLTIGKFFSGFVGHSGAMIADAVHSLSDLLTDFVVFIFISISGKPSDKNHDYGHGKFETLATAIIAVTLIIIGAMLCSDGLTKVYRYLRFGDELARPGLIALLMAFVSIVAKEWLFRITRCVGKEENSRSVIANAWHHRSDAYTSVATFIGIGCAFLLGRGWMILEPLSAAVVSVFIIKVGFQMAVPAFRDLLEQSLPDDIEEEIEKIICSESMVKGVRRIRTRNIGNYYAVEADILMDGGLSVALSHAATQRVEKLLRGRYGQPTHIVIHVEPFS, from the coding sequence ATGGTTACACTTTCGGATCCTAATCGGCGTTCTCGACGTATCAAACGTATTACGATAGTCGGTTGCTTAGGTAATCTGCTTTTGACGATCGGGAAGTTTTTCTCCGGTTTTGTCGGGCATAGCGGAGCCATGATTGCCGATGCGGTACACTCGTTGTCTGATCTGCTGACCGATTTCGTGGTTTTCATTTTTATCTCCATTTCGGGAAAACCATCCGATAAGAACCACGATTACGGACATGGTAAGTTCGAGACCCTCGCCACTGCGATCATTGCTGTTACGCTGATCATCATCGGAGCTATGCTCTGCTCCGATGGTCTGACCAAGGTATATCGCTATCTCCGCTTTGGGGACGAATTGGCTCGTCCCGGATTGATAGCCTTGCTTATGGCCTTTGTCTCCATTGTGGCCAAAGAATGGCTGTTCCGCATAACGCGGTGTGTCGGAAAAGAGGAAAATAGTCGTTCAGTCATAGCCAATGCCTGGCACCACCGTAGTGACGCTTATACCTCTGTGGCTACTTTCATCGGGATTGGCTGTGCTTTTCTTTTGGGGCGCGGTTGGATGATCCTCGAACCGCTATCGGCTGCTGTAGTAAGTGTCTTTATCATCAAGGTAGGTTTTCAAATGGCAGTTCCGGCTTTCCGCGATCTGCTCGAACAGAGCTTGCCGGATGATATTGAAGAAGAGATAGAAAAAATCATTTGTTCGGAATCGATGGTAAAAGGTGTTCGTCGGATCCGCACTCGCAATATCGGTAATTACTATGCTGTCGAAGCCGATATTTTGATGGATGGAGGCCTCTCTGTGGCACTATCTCATGCTGCTACGCAGAGGGTTGAGAAGCTGCTGCGTGGACGATACGGCCAACCCACACATATAGTCATCCACGTCGAGCCGTTTTCATGA
- the folB gene encoding dihydroneopterin aldolase produces the protein MTTEIKLEEMRFYARHGVLEQERQVGNRFVVNLSLSVDVTQAVISDAIEDTIHYGHVYEAVKEEILQPSNLIEHVAGRILQRIRHDFPQVNEVTVSLSKLNPPIGADIRSATIVLRG, from the coding sequence ATGACGACTGAAATCAAATTGGAAGAAATGCGTTTTTATGCCCGACACGGTGTGCTTGAGCAAGAGCGACAAGTGGGGAACCGGTTTGTAGTCAATCTCTCCTTGTCCGTGGATGTCACACAAGCGGTTATTTCAGATGCCATCGAAGACACCATCCACTACGGACACGTTTACGAAGCCGTCAAAGAAGAGATCTTACAGCCCTCGAATCTTATCGAGCATGTCGCCGGACGAATTTTGCAAAGAATCCGACACGACTTTCCGCAGGTGAACGAAGTCACGGTAAGCCTGAGTAAGCTCAATCCCCCCATTGGTGCGGACATACGATCGGCTACGATCGTCCTGCGAGGGTAG
- a CDS encoding DUF5103 domain-containing protein has product MKQFSFRLSHFFLFLPLLWSLPSVGQTRAFDSRVQSLLVTPTGTEQLRLYPYYHINSGEGLRISFDLMGDESMTLGYRLQHCGHDWQASPVSPAEAVSGFLENEFDPPAVSRATLVNYVHYELSLPNANCTPKLSGNYLMTVFDVYDPDETLLTIAFRVVAPLASLKGSQTSVTYEDIHGRHQQVNVEVDLKGLRILSPSEELTLVVGQNGRESEMRSLSGPSSIAGNTIVYDQHAGALFPATNVYRKAEMLSDSYNGMGVYRSYSRNGHYVMELYPDKNRAGLPYQFEQNNFGRRIIRTTDGANSATEGDYYEVIFSFESEKLPGPVLLSGEAFDFLPMSERELFYDASEQMYTRTLMMKQGYFNYLYILQTEDDNLLTQTALTEGNHYETENRYTVFLYAKTPADIYESLIAVLEVK; this is encoded by the coding sequence ATGAAGCAGTTTTCTTTTCGTCTGTCTCATTTTTTTCTATTTCTTCCCCTCTTATGGTCGTTGCCGTCTGTCGGCCAGACCCGAGCTTTTGATTCGCGAGTGCAGTCGCTTCTTGTTACTCCTACTGGCACAGAGCAGTTGAGGCTATATCCCTACTACCATATAAATAGTGGGGAAGGACTCCGGATCAGTTTTGATCTTATGGGCGATGAGAGTATGACACTGGGATACAGACTGCAGCACTGTGGTCACGATTGGCAGGCGAGTCCGGTTTCTCCGGCTGAAGCTGTTTCCGGCTTTCTGGAGAACGAATTCGATCCGCCGGCCGTTAGTAGAGCTACTTTGGTCAACTATGTTCATTACGAGCTGTCTTTGCCCAATGCGAATTGCACCCCCAAGCTCTCGGGGAATTATCTCATGACCGTATTCGACGTTTATGATCCGGACGAAACGCTTCTTACGATTGCCTTTCGTGTGGTGGCTCCGTTGGCTTCCCTCAAGGGTTCGCAAACGTCCGTTACTTATGAAGATATACACGGTCGTCACCAGCAAGTCAATGTTGAGGTAGATCTGAAGGGCTTACGAATCCTGTCCCCCTCGGAGGAGCTTACCCTTGTCGTTGGACAAAACGGGCGCGAGTCCGAGATGCGTTCGCTCTCCGGACCTTCGAGTATTGCAGGTAATACCATTGTATATGATCAGCATGCCGGAGCTTTATTTCCGGCAACCAATGTTTACAGGAAGGCAGAGATGCTCAGCGATAGTTATAATGGTATGGGGGTGTACCGATCTTACTCACGCAACGGGCACTATGTGATGGAGTTGTATCCCGACAAAAACAGAGCCGGATTACCCTATCAGTTCGAACAAAACAATTTCGGGAGACGTATCATTCGTACTACCGATGGTGCGAATAGTGCTACCGAAGGAGACTATTATGAGGTTATCTTCTCTTTCGAGAGTGAAAAGTTGCCGGGGCCGGTCCTTTTGTCCGGAGAGGCTTTCGATTTTCTCCCGATGAGCGAACGCGAGCTTTTCTATGATGCTTCGGAGCAGATGTACACTCGTACCCTCATGATGAAACAGGGATACTTCAATTACCTCTACATTCTTCAAACGGAGGATGACAATCTGCTCACTCAGACAGCCCTGACCGAGGGCAATCATTATGAGACGGAGAACAGATATACCGTCTTTCTCTATGCCAAGACACCGGCTGATATTTATGAAAGCCTCATAGCCGTTTTGGAAGTAAAATGA
- the msrB gene encoding peptide-methionine (R)-S-oxide reductase MsrB — protein sequence MKYLSLILISMASFSFSLSAGSCSPSAKHNDSIPETKTIYFAGGCFWGTEHFFKQVRGVVATEVGYANGNVEDPSYEEVCSQTTGFAETVRVEYDPSEVSLSLLLDLFFKTIDPTILNRQGNDVGSQYRTGIYYTDQEDLSLISSALSALATKYDQPIVVENEPLKNFYPAENYHQDYLDHNPRGYCHIDPSLFELARKANPARFYKKADDAELRARLTPEQYAVTRNNATEPAFDNEYWNEFREGIYVDVTTGEPLFLSTDKFDSGCGWPSFSKPIGKELISERIDRSFGMTRTEVRSTTGDAHLGHLFNDGPLEKGGLRYCINSASLRFIPKEDMKKEGYGSLLPLLNKR from the coding sequence ATGAAGTATCTTTCTCTTATTCTTATCAGTATGGCTTCTTTTAGTTTTTCTCTTAGTGCCGGTAGTTGCTCTCCTTCGGCAAAGCATAATGACAGTATTCCCGAGACGAAGACAATATACTTTGCCGGTGGGTGCTTCTGGGGTACCGAGCATTTCTTCAAACAAGTGCGTGGTGTCGTGGCTACCGAAGTCGGGTATGCCAACGGCAATGTCGAGGATCCTTCGTATGAAGAGGTCTGTTCCCAAACCACAGGATTTGCCGAGACGGTAAGAGTCGAATATGATCCGAGTGAGGTATCGCTCTCTCTGCTGCTCGATCTTTTCTTCAAGACCATAGATCCTACAATCCTCAATAGACAGGGGAACGATGTCGGCTCTCAGTATAGAACGGGTATCTATTACACGGATCAAGAAGATCTCTCTCTCATTTCGTCCGCACTAAGTGCATTGGCTACGAAATACGATCAACCCATTGTTGTCGAGAATGAGCCGCTCAAGAACTTCTATCCTGCGGAAAACTATCATCAAGACTATTTGGATCATAACCCTCGCGGTTATTGTCATATCGATCCTTCTTTATTCGAATTGGCGAGGAAAGCCAATCCGGCCAGATTCTACAAGAAGGCCGATGATGCAGAGCTTCGTGCCCGGCTTACACCCGAGCAGTATGCCGTCACACGCAACAATGCCACCGAACCGGCTTTTGATAACGAGTATTGGAATGAATTTCGAGAAGGTATTTATGTCGATGTTACTACAGGTGAACCGCTATTTCTTTCTACTGATAAGTTCGACTCCGGCTGTGGATGGCCGAGTTTCAGCAAGCCGATAGGGAAAGAGCTGATTTCCGAGCGTATCGATCGTTCTTTCGGAATGACTCGTACAGAAGTGCGTAGTACGACCGGCGATGCCCATTTGGGACACTTGTTCAATGACGGGCCACTGGAGAAAGGCGGACTCCGTTATTGCATCAATAGTGCCTCCCTTCGGTTTATTCCCAAAGAGGATATGAAGAAAGAAGGCTATGGCAGTCTTCTTCCTCTTTTGAACAAACGATGA
- a CDS encoding DUF3127 domain-containing protein, producing the protein MDIQIQGQLIQILPLNSGVGKASGKEWKKQEYILETLDQYPRKIHFSVWGDRIDPSYQVGDQVTVWVDIESREFNGRWYTDVKAWRMERGYIGQQGQQQLPQEMPAAGAPTFPTQQPSMPSQPATGWASNADAGDDLPF; encoded by the coding sequence ATGGATATTCAGATTCAAGGGCAGCTTATTCAGATACTGCCACTCAATTCGGGAGTCGGCAAGGCTTCCGGAAAGGAATGGAAAAAACAAGAGTACATACTGGAAACGCTCGATCAATACCCTCGCAAAATACACTTCAGCGTGTGGGGAGATCGTATTGATCCTTCCTATCAAGTAGGTGATCAGGTTACGGTCTGGGTCGATATTGAAAGCCGTGAGTTCAACGGCCGTTGGTACACCGATGTGAAGGCTTGGCGCATGGAGCGCGGATATATCGGGCAGCAAGGTCAGCAGCAGTTGCCACAGGAAATGCCGGCCGCCGGTGCTCCGACTTTTCCAACGCAACAACCGAGCATGCCGTCTCAGCCGGCAACGGGTTGGGCTTCCAACGCCGATGCGGGGGATGATCTGCCTTTTTGA
- the rlmH gene encoding 23S rRNA (pseudouridine(1915)-N(3))-methyltransferase RlmH: protein MKIVLLVVGKTDSKLMAQATEEYIRRLSHYVSFEVEVIPDVRLGSKLSSEQQKDAEGREILARLRPSDSTVLLDERGREYSSMEFSAFLQKKMLTGTRRMVFVIGGPYGFSPAVQEAVADRISLSRMTFSHQMIRLFFTEQVYRAMTILNHEPYHHE, encoded by the coding sequence ATGAAGATCGTACTGCTCGTTGTAGGCAAGACCGACAGCAAACTAATGGCTCAGGCAACGGAGGAATACATTCGTCGGTTGAGCCATTATGTTTCTTTCGAAGTGGAGGTAATACCCGATGTCCGCCTGGGTAGCAAGCTTTCTTCCGAACAGCAAAAGGATGCCGAAGGTCGGGAGATACTCGCTCGTCTTCGGCCGTCGGACAGCACCGTATTGCTCGATGAGCGAGGCAGAGAGTATTCCAGCATGGAGTTTTCAGCCTTTTTGCAGAAGAAAATGCTGACCGGCACCCGTCGAATGGTCTTTGTCATAGGAGGCCCATATGGATTTAGCCCTGCAGTACAGGAGGCTGTAGCCGATAGAATATCGCTCAGCCGAATGACTTTCTCTCATCAGATGATCCGCCTCTTCTTCACCGAACAGGTGTATCGTGCCATGACTATTCTCAACCATGAGCCCTATCATCATGAATAG